Proteins encoded together in one Psychrobacter sanguinis window:
- a CDS encoding extracellular solute-binding protein: MGTSREAKSIVKSSTKYSMLSAAVIGAMALVGCNQSTEESATTAETEQKTEVQATDKASNDTVTIYSSRNEQLIQPLLDEFTKETGIPVELVTDDSGPLMARLEAESTNTPADVLLTVDAGNLWQAGQQGLLQPIKSEVVNSNVPEKYRSVDDLWTGLSLRARTIFYDPAKVQPTDLSTYADLADPKWKGKLCLRTSKKVYNQSLVASMIEHYGPEKTEEIVKGWVANLAAPVFSNDTKLLEAIASGQCQVGIANSYYYGRILDENPKFPVKLFWANQGEGAEATGTHVNVSGAGIIKNSDNVEGARKLIEWLSSDTAQGKYASSDKEYPVKAGIDESDMLRSWGSFNQDNINVSIFGQRQAEAVQLMDRAGYE, encoded by the coding sequence ATGGGTACATCACGAGAAGCGAAATCAATTGTTAAATCTAGCACTAAATATTCAATGTTAAGTGCTGCTGTTATCGGTGCAATGGCATTGGTAGGTTGTAATCAATCTACTGAAGAGAGCGCAACCACAGCAGAGACCGAACAGAAAACAGAAGTGCAGGCGACTGATAAAGCTTCAAATGATACGGTAACTATTTACTCATCACGTAATGAGCAGCTTATCCAGCCTTTATTGGATGAGTTCACTAAAGAGACGGGCATTCCTGTTGAATTAGTCACAGATGATAGCGGCCCATTAATGGCTCGCTTAGAAGCAGAAAGTACCAACACCCCTGCTGACGTCCTGCTAACTGTTGATGCTGGTAACCTATGGCAAGCGGGTCAACAAGGTTTATTACAACCAATCAAGTCAGAAGTGGTCAACAGCAATGTTCCTGAAAAATACCGTTCAGTAGACGATCTATGGACCGGTCTGTCTTTACGTGCCCGCACTATCTTCTATGATCCAGCCAAAGTTCAGCCAACAGATTTGTCTACTTATGCTGATTTAGCTGATCCTAAATGGAAAGGTAAGCTGTGTTTACGCACCTCTAAAAAGGTATATAACCAGTCATTAGTGGCCAGTATGATTGAGCATTATGGTCCTGAAAAAACAGAAGAAATCGTAAAAGGTTGGGTAGCTAACTTAGCGGCACCTGTATTTAGCAATGATACTAAATTGTTAGAAGCTATTGCTTCAGGTCAGTGTCAAGTAGGTATTGCCAACAGCTATTATTATGGTCGCATCTTAGATGAGAACCCTAAATTCCCAGTGAAACTATTCTGGGCAAACCAAGGTGAAGGTGCTGAAGCCACAGGTACTCATGTAAACGTATCTGGTGCCGGTATCATCAAAAACTCTGATAATGTTGAAGGCGCCCGTAAGCTTATTGAATGGTTATCTTCAGATACAGCACAAGGCAAATACGCCAGCAGTGATAAAGAATATCCTGTTAAAGCAGGTATCGATGAGTCAGATATGCTGCGTTCATGGGGCAGCTTCAACCAAGATAATATTAACGTTAGTATCTTCGGTCAGCGCCAAGCAGAAGCCGTTCAGTTAATGGATCGTGCGGGTTACGAATAA